One window of Microbacterium sediminis genomic DNA carries:
- a CDS encoding MarR family winged helix-turn-helix transcriptional regulator, with amino-acid sequence MTRSESPAGLTPAQLEVWAAVATLLERLPAALDAQLQRDSGLTHFEHGLLFALATAPDRTLRLSTLAGYANCTLSRLSRAITRLENKSLVRRETDPSDGRASLAILTDEGDKKLRQSTPAHHALVEKLVFAPLSEAQTRQLGAITRTINATIDPAPAWTPPTPEG; translated from the coding sequence ATGACGCGATCCGAGAGCCCCGCCGGCCTGACGCCCGCACAGCTCGAGGTGTGGGCGGCCGTCGCCACGCTCCTCGAGCGACTTCCCGCCGCCCTCGACGCGCAGCTGCAGCGCGACAGCGGCCTGACGCACTTCGAGCACGGATTGCTGTTCGCCCTCGCCACGGCCCCCGACCGCACCCTTCGCCTGAGCACGCTCGCCGGCTACGCGAACTGCACGCTTTCGCGGCTCTCCCGGGCGATCACGCGCCTGGAGAACAAATCGCTCGTGCGGCGCGAGACCGACCCGAGCGACGGCCGCGCCTCCCTCGCCATCCTCACCGACGAGGGGGACAAGAAGCTCCGGCAGTCGACGCCGGCGCACCACGCCCTCGTCGAGAAGCTCGTCTTCGCCCCGCTCAGCGAGGCACAGACCCGCCAGCTCGGCGCGATCACCCGCACGATCAACGCGACGATCGACCCCGCCCCGGCCTGGACGCCGCCGACCCCCGAGGGCTGA
- the glpX gene encoding class II fructose-bisphosphatase has product MQTAEDMIPLRPDRNIALELVRATEAAAIRSVPFIGRGDKEAADGAAVDGMRAFLATVDFDGVVVIGEGEKDNAPMLYNGEHVGTGNGRAYDIAVDPIDGTSLTAAGRQNALSVIALSDRGTMLDASSVFYMDKLVTGPAGVGVVDIRLPIGENIRRLAKALGKPVDEMVVSVLNRPRHEKLIDEIRAAGAGTRLMTDGDVAGGINAARHGARTDMCVGIGGSPEGIVTACAIKALGGHIQGRLWPRDDDERQRGIDAGLKMDHVYEADDLVKGNNTLFVATGVTDGQLVAGVRREGGYVYTESVVLRSHSGTLRRVSSEHLVSKWL; this is encoded by the coding sequence ATGCAGACCGCCGAGGACATGATCCCCCTTCGTCCCGACCGCAACATCGCCCTCGAGCTCGTGCGCGCGACCGAGGCGGCCGCGATCCGCTCGGTGCCGTTCATCGGCCGCGGCGACAAGGAGGCGGCCGACGGCGCGGCGGTCGACGGCATGCGCGCGTTCCTGGCCACGGTCGACTTCGACGGCGTGGTCGTGATCGGGGAGGGCGAGAAGGACAACGCCCCGATGCTCTACAACGGCGAGCACGTGGGAACGGGCAACGGTCGCGCCTACGACATCGCGGTCGACCCGATCGACGGCACCTCGCTGACGGCCGCCGGTCGCCAGAACGCGCTCTCGGTGATCGCGCTGTCGGACCGCGGCACCATGCTGGACGCGTCGAGCGTGTTCTACATGGACAAGCTCGTCACCGGCCCCGCCGGCGTCGGCGTCGTGGACATCCGCCTGCCGATCGGCGAGAACATCCGCCGCCTGGCCAAGGCGCTCGGCAAGCCCGTCGACGAGATGGTGGTCTCGGTGCTGAACCGCCCGCGTCACGAGAAGCTCATCGACGAGATCCGCGCCGCCGGGGCCGGCACGCGGCTCATGACCGACGGCGACGTCGCGGGCGGCATCAACGCGGCCCGGCACGGCGCGCGCACCGACATGTGCGTCGGCATCGGCGGCAGCCCGGAGGGGATCGTCACCGCCTGCGCGATCAAGGCGCTCGGCGGTCACATCCAGGGCCGGCTGTGGCCGCGCGACGACGACGAGCGCCAGCGCGGCATCGACGCGGGCCTGAAGATGGATCACGTCTACGAGGCCGATGACCTCGTCAAGGGCAACAACACCCTGTTCGTCGCCACGGGCGTCACCGACGGCCAGCTCGTGGCCGGTGTGCGCCGCGAGGGCGGCTACGTGTACACGGAGAGCGTCGTGCTGCGCAGCCACTCGGGCACCCTCCGCCGCGTCTCGTCGGAGCACCTCGTCTCGAAGTGGCTCTGA
- a CDS encoding exonuclease domain-containing protein, whose protein sequence is MPLDFTAIDFETANGSAASACQVGLARVRDGRVVATAGWLIRPPAGHDVFNEWNTRIHGITAEDVRTAPGWTAQLDRLLSFVGADVLVAHNASFDTRVLRAACEATGDELGAVDYLCSLQLARRVYDLPSYKLPAAAAAAGHAAFAHHDAAADALACAQIVIDAGRRTGAADVAALAAAVGVRLARTEPVAARAIAA, encoded by the coding sequence GTGCCTCTCGACTTCACCGCCATCGACTTCGAGACGGCCAACGGCTCCGCCGCGTCCGCCTGCCAGGTGGGGCTCGCCCGCGTGCGCGACGGCCGGGTCGTGGCGACCGCCGGCTGGCTGATCCGCCCGCCCGCCGGGCACGACGTCTTCAACGAGTGGAACACCCGCATCCACGGCATCACGGCCGAGGACGTGCGCACCGCACCGGGGTGGACCGCGCAGCTGGATCGGCTGCTCTCGTTCGTCGGCGCCGACGTGCTCGTGGCCCACAACGCGTCGTTCGACACGCGAGTGCTGCGCGCGGCGTGCGAGGCGACGGGCGACGAGCTCGGCGCGGTCGACTATCTCTGCTCGCTGCAGCTCGCGCGCCGCGTCTACGACCTGCCGTCGTACAAGCTGCCCGCCGCGGCGGCGGCCGCCGGGCACGCCGCGTTCGCGCACCATGACGCCGCGGCCGACGCGCTCGCCTGCGCGCAGATCGTGATCGACGCCGGCCGCCGCACGGGCGCGGCCGACGTGGCGGCGCTGGCCGCGGCCGTGGGCGTGCGCCTGGCCCGCACGGAGCCGGTGGCGGCGCGCGCGATCGCGGCCTGA
- the fbaA gene encoding class II fructose-bisphosphate aldolase — MPVATPDQYAEMLDRAKAGGFAYPAINVSSSQTINAVLQGLTEAGSDGILQVTTGGADYFAGHTVKARATGAIAMAQYVRTVAKNYPITVAVHTDHCPKDALDSFLLPVLEASEEQVKAGGEPLFNSHMWDGSAVPLDENIEIAQTLLPRTHAIGSILEIEVGVVGGEEDGVKHEGSNEALYTTVGDVTKAVEALGLGEKGRYISALTFGNVHGVYKPGGVKLRPELLGEIQEGIAAKFDTGPKPLDLVFHGGSGSSAEEIATAVANGVIKMNIDTDTQYAFTRSIAGYMFSNYEGVLKVDGEVGNKKQYDPRAWGKIAETAMAARVVEAAQQLGSAGQSKG; from the coding sequence ATGCCCGTCGCCACACCCGATCAGTACGCCGAGATGCTCGACCGCGCCAAGGCGGGCGGATTCGCCTACCCCGCGATCAACGTCTCGAGCTCGCAGACGATCAACGCGGTCCTGCAGGGCCTCACCGAGGCCGGATCCGACGGCATCCTGCAGGTCACCACCGGCGGCGCGGACTACTTCGCCGGCCACACCGTCAAGGCCCGCGCCACGGGTGCGATCGCGATGGCGCAGTACGTGCGCACCGTCGCGAAGAACTACCCGATCACCGTGGCCGTGCACACCGACCACTGCCCCAAGGACGCCCTTGACAGCTTCCTGCTGCCCGTGCTCGAGGCCAGCGAGGAGCAGGTGAAGGCCGGCGGCGAGCCGCTGTTCAACTCGCACATGTGGGACGGCTCGGCCGTGCCGCTCGACGAGAACATCGAGATCGCCCAGACGCTGCTCCCCCGCACCCACGCGATCGGCTCCATCCTCGAGATCGAGGTCGGCGTGGTCGGCGGCGAGGAGGACGGCGTCAAGCACGAGGGCTCCAACGAGGCGCTCTACACGACCGTCGGCGACGTGACGAAGGCCGTCGAGGCGCTGGGCCTCGGCGAGAAGGGCCGCTACATCTCGGCCCTCACCTTCGGCAACGTGCACGGCGTGTACAAGCCGGGCGGCGTCAAGCTCCGCCCCGAGCTGCTCGGCGAGATCCAGGAGGGCATCGCGGCGAAGTTCGACACCGGTCCGAAGCCGCTCGACCTCGTCTTCCACGGCGGCAGCGGCTCGAGCGCGGAGGAGATCGCCACGGCGGTCGCCAACGGCGTGATCAAGATGAACATCGACACCGACACGCAGTACGCGTTCACCCGGTCGATCGCGGGCTACATGTTCTCGAACTACGAGGGCGTGCTCAAGGTCGACGGCGAGGTCGGCAACAAGAAGCAGTACGACCCGCGCGCCTGGGGCAAGATCGCCGAGACGGCGATGGCCGCCCGCGTGGTCGAGGCCGCTCAGCAGCTCGGCTCGGCGGGCCAGAGCAAGGGCTGA
- a CDS encoding DNA recombination protein RmuC: MDPLALVLVIVALAAGAAIGWFARAGRAARDEAAHALALEAARAEAERRVIESRASLAERLAAANAELGALHESLARQDAQRREAMERERLDRQEAAERAARESAVLAALTPVQESLRRMQQRVDAMDSARQEQFGQVAEQLRAAQAVDEQLRATTESLAGALRSTTSRGVWGETQLRRIVEAAGLIHRVDFDLQSSISSDAGSGRPDMVVRLPGGTSIAVDAKAPLDAFLDAAAIPETATGDERARRDALMQKHVKAVRAHVDALAKKAYWSGLGSSPEFVVCFIPSESVLSAALSEDPGLLEYAFGKRVALASPVNLWAVLKTVAYSWTQQEVSQEARALFDLGNQLYDRLGSLATHANGMRRAIERTVDAYNQFVGSLESRVLVTARRFPGIDASKLSQTEAPAPLEATPRRLTAPELLGDAPTADETASDRADDAAPIAADLGEVRRRL; this comes from the coding sequence ATGGATCCGCTCGCCCTCGTCCTCGTGATCGTCGCCCTCGCCGCCGGCGCGGCGATCGGCTGGTTCGCGCGCGCCGGTCGCGCCGCGCGCGACGAAGCCGCCCACGCGCTCGCGCTGGAGGCCGCCCGCGCCGAGGCGGAGCGGCGCGTGATCGAGTCGCGCGCGTCGCTGGCCGAGCGGCTGGCGGCGGCCAACGCCGAGCTCGGGGCGCTGCACGAGTCGCTCGCCCGGCAGGACGCCCAGCGGCGCGAGGCGATGGAGCGCGAACGGCTCGATCGGCAGGAGGCGGCGGAGCGGGCGGCGCGCGAGAGCGCCGTGCTCGCCGCGCTCACCCCGGTGCAGGAGAGCCTGCGGCGCATGCAGCAGCGGGTGGACGCGATGGACAGCGCGCGCCAGGAGCAGTTCGGTCAGGTTGCCGAGCAGCTGCGGGCCGCCCAGGCGGTCGACGAGCAGCTGCGCGCCACCACCGAGTCCCTCGCCGGCGCGCTGCGCTCCACGACCTCGCGCGGCGTGTGGGGCGAGACGCAGCTGCGGCGCATCGTGGAGGCCGCGGGCCTCATCCACCGCGTCGACTTCGACCTGCAGTCCTCGATCTCCTCGGACGCCGGATCGGGGCGGCCCGACATGGTCGTGCGCCTGCCCGGCGGTACGTCGATCGCCGTCGACGCCAAGGCGCCGCTCGACGCGTTCCTCGATGCCGCCGCCATCCCCGAGACCGCCACCGGCGACGAGCGGGCGCGCCGCGACGCACTGATGCAGAAGCACGTCAAGGCGGTGCGCGCGCACGTCGACGCGCTGGCGAAGAAGGCGTACTGGTCGGGCCTCGGTTCGAGCCCCGAGTTCGTCGTGTGCTTCATCCCCAGCGAGTCGGTGCTCTCGGCCGCGCTCTCGGAGGATCCGGGCCTGCTGGAGTACGCGTTCGGCAAGCGGGTGGCGCTGGCCTCGCCCGTGAACCTCTGGGCCGTACTGAAGACGGTCGCGTACTCGTGGACGCAGCAGGAGGTGTCGCAGGAGGCCCGCGCCCTGTTCGATCTCGGCAACCAGCTCTACGACCGGCTGGGCTCCCTGGCCACCCACGCCAACGGCATGCGGCGCGCCATCGAGCGCACGGTCGACGCGTACAACCAGTTCGTCGGATCGCTGGAGTCGCGCGTGCTCGTCACCGCGCGCCGGTTCCCCGGCATCGATGCCTCGAAGCTGTCCCAGACCGAGGCGCCGGCCCCGCTTGAGGCCACGCCGCGACGCCTCACCGCGCCGGAGCTGCTGGGCGATGCCCCCACGGCCGACGAGACGGCGAGCGACCGTGCCGACGACGCGGCGCCGATCGCTGCCGACCTCGGGGAGGTCAGGCGGCGGCTGTGA
- a CDS encoding HEPN domain-containing protein: protein MSAADAIAAMIAGRRLERVAVNHEHAASVIAMAERHLDTAVTLAGTDDHAMAFTAAYDGARKALTAVLAIEGLRVRPVGGAHRNTGIAAAQFVPDDALREFEWMRQVRNATEYPDNDRPTATRQDVSEGIDAARAIVDACATYVRDRI, encoded by the coding sequence ATGTCCGCGGCTGATGCCATCGCCGCGATGATCGCCGGCCGACGGCTCGAGCGCGTCGCGGTGAACCATGAGCACGCCGCCAGTGTGATCGCGATGGCCGAGCGCCATCTCGATACGGCGGTCACTCTCGCCGGGACCGACGATCACGCGATGGCGTTCACTGCGGCGTACGACGGCGCGCGCAAGGCGCTGACCGCGGTGCTTGCGATCGAGGGCCTCAGGGTGCGGCCCGTCGGTGGTGCTCATCGGAACACGGGAATCGCCGCGGCGCAGTTCGTCCCCGACGACGCGCTCCGCGAGTTCGAGTGGATGCGGCAGGTGCGCAACGCCACCGAGTATCCGGACAATGATCGTCCGACCGCGACCCGGCAGGATGTCTCCGAGGGGATCGACGCTGCGCGCGCGATCGTCGACGCGTGCGCGACGTACGTCCGTGATCGAATCTGA
- the ychF gene encoding redox-regulated ATPase YchF, translated as MALSIGIVGLPNVGKSTLFNALTKNTVLAANYPFATIEPNIGVVELPDPRLDRLAEIFGSQKILPAPVSFVDIAGIVRGASEGEGLGNQFLANIREADAIAQVVRGFSDSDVVHVDGKVDPASDMETINTELILADMQTLEKAIPRLEKEVKGKKVDGAILEAARAAKDVLDGGRTLFQAGFDVTPIKELGLLTAKPTLFVFNVDEGVLTDADRMAELAALVAPAKAVFLDAKVESELIDLDAAEALELLQSLGQEESGLDQLARVGFETLGLQTYLTAGPKEARAWTIRKGWTAPQAAGVIHSDFERGFIKAEIVSFADLDQYGSMAEAKAAGRVRMEGKDYVMQDGDVVEFRFNV; from the coding sequence GTGGCCCTCAGCATCGGAATCGTCGGACTGCCCAACGTCGGCAAGTCCACGCTCTTCAACGCCCTGACCAAGAACACCGTGCTCGCGGCGAACTACCCGTTCGCGACGATCGAGCCGAACATCGGCGTCGTCGAGCTGCCCGATCCGCGCCTGGATCGCCTCGCCGAGATCTTCGGATCCCAGAAGATCCTGCCGGCGCCGGTGTCGTTCGTCGACATTGCCGGCATCGTCCGCGGCGCGAGCGAGGGCGAGGGCCTTGGCAACCAGTTCCTGGCGAACATCCGCGAGGCCGACGCGATCGCCCAGGTGGTGCGCGGTTTCAGCGACTCCGACGTGGTGCACGTCGACGGCAAGGTCGACCCCGCCAGCGACATGGAGACGATCAACACCGAGCTGATCCTTGCCGACATGCAGACCCTCGAGAAGGCGATCCCGCGTCTCGAGAAGGAGGTCAAGGGCAAGAAGGTGGACGGCGCGATCCTCGAGGCCGCCCGTGCCGCGAAGGACGTGCTCGACGGCGGTCGGACGCTGTTCCAGGCCGGCTTCGATGTCACGCCGATCAAGGAGCTCGGCCTGCTCACGGCAAAGCCGACGCTGTTCGTCTTCAACGTCGACGAGGGGGTGCTCACCGATGCGGACCGCATGGCGGAGCTCGCCGCTCTGGTCGCCCCGGCGAAGGCCGTGTTCCTCGACGCCAAGGTGGAGTCGGAGCTCATCGACCTCGATGCCGCCGAGGCGCTCGAGCTGCTGCAGTCGCTCGGCCAGGAGGAGTCCGGCCTCGACCAGCTCGCCCGCGTGGGCTTCGAGACCCTGGGCCTGCAGACCTACCTCACGGCCGGCCCGAAGGAGGCGCGCGCCTGGACGATCCGCAAGGGCTGGACCGCGCCGCAGGCCGCGGGCGTCATCCACTCGGACTTCGAGCGCGGCTTCATCAAGGCCGAGATCGTCTCGTTCGCCGACCTCGACCAGTACGGCTCGATGGCCGAGGCCAAGGCCGCCGGTCGCGTCCGCATGGAGGGCAAGGACTACGTCATGCAGGACGGCGACGTCGTGGAGTTCCGCTTCAACGTCTAG
- a CDS encoding bile acid:sodium symporter family protein, whose translation MSTTQRIPDVASPSADRAARLAVTVFPVLVIVAGIIGFALPGVVAPLGQAVPWLLGVVMFGMGLTLTLPDFTRILKRPWMVAIGVVLQYLIMPLTAWLIALALQLPAELAAGVILVGCAPGGTASNVVTYLSRGDTALSVTVTTCSTLLAPVLTPLLTLWLAGQFLEVPFASMMMSILQTVLLPVVAGLVVRLLLRTWVERAQPALPWLSTIAIALIVAAVVAGSADKIVEAGLLVFLAVFLHNGFGLLLGYLAAWGLRMTQRERRAISIEVGMQNSGLAASLAAAHFSPLAALPAAVFSVWHNLSGAIFALIMGRRPVTDE comes from the coding sequence ATGAGCACCACCCAACGCATCCCCGATGTCGCCTCCCCCTCCGCCGATCGCGCGGCACGCCTCGCCGTCACGGTCTTCCCCGTCCTCGTGATCGTCGCGGGCATCATCGGCTTCGCCCTGCCGGGCGTCGTCGCGCCGCTGGGGCAGGCGGTGCCCTGGCTCCTCGGCGTGGTGATGTTCGGGATGGGCCTGACGCTCACGCTCCCCGACTTCACGCGCATCCTGAAGCGTCCGTGGATGGTGGCGATCGGCGTGGTGCTGCAGTACCTGATCATGCCGCTCACCGCGTGGCTGATCGCGCTCGCGCTCCAGCTCCCCGCGGAGCTGGCCGCCGGCGTGATCCTCGTCGGCTGCGCGCCCGGCGGCACGGCATCGAACGTCGTCACCTACCTGTCGCGCGGCGACACGGCGCTGTCGGTGACGGTGACGACCTGCTCCACGCTCCTGGCCCCGGTCCTCACCCCGCTGCTGACGCTGTGGCTGGCCGGGCAGTTCCTTGAGGTGCCGTTCGCGTCGATGATGATGTCGATCCTGCAGACCGTGCTGCTGCCGGTCGTCGCCGGCCTCGTCGTGCGACTGCTGCTGCGCACCTGGGTCGAGCGCGCACAGCCCGCGCTGCCGTGGCTGTCGACCATCGCGATCGCCCTGATCGTGGCGGCCGTCGTCGCGGGCAGCGCCGACAAGATCGTCGAGGCCGGCCTGCTCGTCTTCCTCGCGGTGTTCCTGCACAACGGCTTCGGCCTGCTGCTCGGCTACCTCGCCGCGTGGGGGCTGCGGATGACCCAGCGCGAGCGCCGGGCGATCAGCATCGAGGTGGGCATGCAGAACTCGGGGCTTGCCGCCTCGCTCGCCGCCGCGCACTTCTCGCCGCTCGCGGCGCTGCCCGCGGCGGTGTTCTCGGTCTGGCACAACCTCTCGGGCGCGATCTTCGCGCTGATCATGGGCCGCCGCCCCGTCACGGACGAGTGA
- a CDS encoding peptide MFS transporter has protein sequence MAESSTPDSLRPDNADLVARDRRFFGHPLGLLTLFTTELWERFSYYGMRAILLLFLTAELTEGGLAIDSTTGQAVVAIYGTGVYLLTIVGGWLADRMIGARRSVLYGGIVIAAGHVSLALPGGAWSFLGIVLVAIGTGLLKANVSSMVGELYHRDDPRRDSAFSIFYMGINIGSFFSPIVVGLVRGIWGFHAGFLVAAIGMGFALIFFVGGHRLVAHAGEDVPNPITREELPRVLRLVGIVVGAIAVLAVIAALLCGGFGLVAIVDTLSYAAFLAPIAAFVVMYRSPKVTRPERLRLSAYVPLFVAAMLFWMIFEQAATTMTVFAATQTDLSLFGLTLQPENFQSVNPLSIIILSPVFALIWLKTNDRPAVPYKFALGLALAALSFIVLAAGAWLTGDGKAPALLLILVYVIQTLGELCLSPVGLAATTLLAPRAFRGQAMGLWFLAPAAGTAITAQVVQLTEGVSDVAYFGVTGLIALAFAVAMFFITPWARRQMHEADRLEGVVTAGE, from the coding sequence ATGGCCGAAAGCTCCACCCCCGACTCGCTGCGCCCCGACAACGCCGACCTCGTCGCGCGCGACCGCCGCTTCTTCGGCCACCCCCTCGGCCTCCTCACGCTGTTCACCACGGAGCTGTGGGAGCGCTTCAGCTACTACGGCATGCGGGCGATCCTGCTGCTGTTCCTCACCGCCGAGCTCACCGAGGGCGGCCTGGCGATCGACAGCACGACCGGCCAGGCCGTCGTGGCGATCTACGGCACCGGCGTGTACTTGCTGACGATCGTCGGCGGCTGGCTCGCCGACCGCATGATCGGCGCCCGCCGATCGGTGTTGTACGGCGGCATCGTCATCGCGGCCGGGCACGTCTCGCTCGCCCTGCCGGGCGGGGCGTGGTCGTTCCTCGGCATCGTGCTCGTGGCGATCGGTACCGGCCTGCTCAAGGCCAACGTCTCGTCCATGGTGGGCGAGCTGTACCACCGCGACGATCCCCGCCGCGACTCGGCCTTCTCGATCTTCTACATGGGCATCAACATCGGCTCGTTCTTCTCGCCGATCGTCGTGGGCCTGGTCCGCGGCATCTGGGGCTTCCACGCCGGCTTCCTCGTCGCGGCGATCGGCATGGGCTTCGCGCTGATCTTCTTCGTCGGCGGCCACCGCCTCGTCGCGCATGCCGGCGAGGACGTGCCCAACCCGATCACGCGCGAGGAGCTGCCGCGGGTGCTGCGGCTCGTCGGCATCGTCGTCGGCGCGATCGCGGTGCTCGCCGTCATCGCCGCGCTGCTGTGCGGTGGGTTCGGGCTCGTCGCGATCGTCGACACCCTCTCGTACGCGGCGTTCCTCGCGCCGATCGCGGCGTTCGTCGTGATGTACCGCTCCCCCAAGGTCACCCGCCCCGAGCGCCTGCGGCTGAGCGCCTACGTGCCGCTATTCGTGGCCGCGATGCTGTTCTGGATGATCTTCGAGCAGGCCGCGACGACGATGACGGTCTTCGCCGCCACCCAGACCGACCTGTCGCTGTTCGGACTCACGCTGCAGCCCGAGAACTTCCAGTCGGTCAACCCGCTGTCGATCATCATCCTGTCGCCGGTGTTCGCGCTGATCTGGCTGAAGACGAACGACCGGCCCGCCGTGCCGTACAAGTTCGCCCTCGGCCTGGCCCTGGCCGCGCTGTCGTTCATCGTGCTCGCGGCCGGCGCGTGGCTCACGGGCGACGGCAAGGCGCCGGCGCTGCTGCTCATCCTCGTGTACGTCATCCAGACGCTCGGCGAGCTGTGCCTGTCGCCGGTGGGGCTGGCGGCCACGACGCTGCTGGCTCCGCGCGCGTTCCGCGGCCAGGCGATGGGACTGTGGTTCCTCGCGCCGGCCGCCGGCACGGCGATCACGGCGCAGGTGGTGCAGCTGACCGAGGGCGTCTCGGACGTGGCCTACTTCGGGGTGACGGGCCTGATCGCCCTCGCCTTCGCGGTGGCGATGTTCTTCATCACGCCGTGGGCGCGCCGCCAGATGCACGAGGCCGACCGCCTCGAGGGCGTGGTCACCGCCGGCGAGTGA
- a CDS encoding DUF6357 family protein, with protein MLRIGAGADRDHLPFTFRFVITPQHLDVLRDDVGRYLLADYVVRRLCERTHGERTPNKKKVRRLLDRVLLGPEPEVDAWFRSDETGMRDLAAAGADPALLQEGRVLAALRHQA; from the coding sequence GTGCTGCGGATCGGCGCGGGTGCTGATCGTGATCATCTGCCGTTCACGTTTCGGTTCGTGATCACGCCGCAGCATCTCGATGTGCTCCGCGACGACGTCGGGCGGTACCTGTTGGCGGACTACGTGGTGAGGCGGCTGTGCGAGAGGACCCACGGCGAGCGAACGCCCAACAAGAAGAAGGTCCGGCGGCTCCTCGATCGCGTCCTGCTCGGCCCCGAGCCCGAGGTCGACGCGTGGTTCCGGTCGGATGAGACGGGCATGCGCGACCTCGCCGCGGCGGGTGCGGATCCCGCTCTGCTGCAGGAGGGACGAGTGCTCGCGGCGCTGCGGCACCAAGCGTGA
- a CDS encoding UDP-N-acetylmuramyl pentapeptide phosphotransferase, with protein MSGTTQNTTGGPATGAQAVVQDAVDPARRPDVLLRVRREPGHEPSVWWNIGAFLGFSVVVVALLSFIP; from the coding sequence ATGAGCGGAACCACGCAGAACACCACGGGCGGACCCGCCACGGGCGCCCAGGCGGTCGTGCAGGACGCGGTCGACCCCGCTCGCCGGCCCGACGTGCTGCTGCGCGTGCGCCGCGAGCCCGGGCACGAGCCGAGCGTGTGGTGGAACATCGGCGCGTTCCTCGGCTTCTCGGTCGTCGTCGTCGCGCTCCTGAGCTTCATCCCCTGA
- a CDS encoding AAA family ATPase, with product MTRILVTGMSGAGKSTLLAELARRGRLTVDTDYGRWELPRGLWDERRMSELLERHHDLVVSGTVENQGRFYDRFDHVVLLSAPVKVLIERVATRTNNPYGRTAEQQAEIRRYVAEVEPLLRRGASIELDGRRGVEELADAIESLG from the coding sequence ATGACGCGCATCCTTGTCACCGGCATGTCGGGCGCCGGCAAGTCGACGTTGCTTGCCGAGCTGGCACGTCGAGGACGGCTCACGGTGGACACCGACTATGGCCGCTGGGAATTGCCGCGGGGACTGTGGGACGAGCGCCGTATGAGCGAACTCCTAGAACGACATCACGACCTCGTCGTCTCAGGAACGGTCGAGAACCAGGGGCGGTTCTACGACCGGTTCGATCATGTGGTGCTGCTCAGCGCGCCGGTGAAAGTGCTCATCGAACGCGTGGCGACACGGACGAACAATCCCTATGGCCGCACCGCTGAGCAGCAGGCGGAGATCCGCCGATATGTGGCGGAGGTGGAACCACTGCTCCGTCGCGGCGCGAGCATCGAACTCGACGGGCGTCGCGGTGTCGAGGAGCTGGCTGACGCGATCGAGTCGCTCGGATAG
- a CDS encoding SDR family NAD(P)-dependent oxidoreductase, producing the protein MDLELRGKTAFVSGSTQGIGFAIASALAAEGVRVIVNGRSAERVGDAVERLRAAHPGADHAGVAADFSRPEDVARLLDALEPVDILVNNVGLFGLAQFDAIPDEEWARYLDVNLMSGVRLSRRLLPGMLERGWGRVLFISSESGVNVPADMVHYGVTKAAMIALGNGLAKLTRGTAVTVNTVLGGPTYSDGVAATVESIASMKSAPVEAIKAAIIGENATTLLERFLEPAEVAHLVAYLASPRASATNGAAIRADGGVLTSML; encoded by the coding sequence ATGGATCTGGAGCTGCGGGGCAAGACGGCTTTCGTGAGCGGGTCGACGCAGGGGATCGGCTTCGCGATCGCGTCGGCGCTCGCCGCCGAGGGGGTGCGGGTGATCGTCAACGGACGCAGCGCGGAACGCGTGGGGGACGCGGTCGAGAGGCTCCGGGCGGCCCACCCCGGCGCGGACCACGCGGGTGTCGCGGCCGACTTCTCGCGCCCCGAAGACGTCGCCCGCCTGCTCGACGCGCTCGAGCCGGTCGACATCCTCGTCAACAACGTCGGCCTCTTCGGACTGGCGCAGTTCGATGCGATCCCCGACGAGGAGTGGGCGCGCTACCTCGACGTGAATCTCATGAGCGGTGTGCGCCTGTCGCGTCGTCTCCTTCCCGGGATGCTCGAGAGGGGCTGGGGTCGCGTGCTGTTCATCAGCAGCGAGTCGGGTGTGAACGTCCCGGCCGACATGGTGCACTACGGCGTCACGAAGGCCGCGATGATCGCCCTCGGCAACGGCCTCGCGAAGCTCACGCGAGGCACGGCGGTGACCGTCAACACCGTGCTCGGCGGGCCGACGTACTCGGACGGCGTCGCGGCGACCGTGGAGTCGATCGCGAGCATGAAGTCGGCTCCGGTGGAGGCGATCAAGGCGGCGATCATCGGCGAGAACGCCACGACGCTGCTCGAGCGGTTCCTGGAGCCCGCCGAGGTGGCCCACCTCGTGGCGTACCTCGCGAGCCCCCGCGCATCGGCGACCAACGGTGCCGCCATCCGGGCGGACGGCGGTGTGCTCACCTCGATGCTGTAG